From one Trifolium pratense cultivar HEN17-A07 linkage group LG1, ARS_RC_1.1, whole genome shotgun sequence genomic stretch:
- the LOC123902961 gene encoding COMPASS-like H3K4 histone methylase component WDR5B has protein sequence MATSTTSSNGNQPFKPYRHLKTLTAHTRAVSSVKFSNDGKLLASGSLDKTLIIWSSTTLYLLHRLTGHSEGISDIAWSSDSHYICSASDDRTLRIWDANSGDCVKTLRGHTHVVFCVNFDPQSNFIVSGSFDETVRVWEVKTGKCIHAIKAHTMPVTSVHFNRDGSLIVSGSHDGSCKIWDTNSGAPLKTLIDDKVPAVSFAKFSPNGKFILVATLNDTLKLWNYAAGRFLKMYSGHVNRVYCITSTFSVTNGKYIVSGSEDRCVYLWDLQGKNMIQKLEGHTDTVISVTCHPIENKIASAGLDADKTVRIWVQDS, from the exons ATGGCGACGAGTACGACTAGCAGCAACGGCAACCAACCATTCAAACCGTACCGTCACCTCAAAACCCTAACGGCACACACTCGCGCCGTTTCCTCCGTCAAATTCTCCAACGACGGTAAACTCCTCGCCTCCGGTTCCCTCGACAAAACCCTAATTATTTGGTCCTCCACCACCCTCTATCTCCTCCACCGTCTCACCGGCCACTCCGAAGGTATCTCCGATATTGCCTGGTCATCCGATTCCCACTACATCTGCTCCGCCTCCGACGACCGTACCCTCCGCATTTGGGACGCCAACAGCGGTGACTGTGTCAAAACTCTCCGTGGCCACACACACGTTGTTTTCTGCGTCAATTTTGATCCTCAGTCCAATTTCATCGTTTCTGGTTCGTTCGATGAAACCGTTAGAGTTTGGGAAGTGAAAACTGGGAAGTGTATTCATGCTATTAAAGCTCATACTATGCCTGTTACCTCCGTTCACTTCAATCGCGACGGTTCTCTCATCGTTTCTGGTAGTCATGATGGTTCTTGTAAGATTTGGGATACAAATTCTGGTGCTCCGTTGAAAACTCTCATTGATGATAAGGTTCCTGCTGTTTCCTTCGCCAAATTCTCCCCTAATGGAAAATTCATACTCGTTGCTACTCTCAATGATACCctt AAATTATGGAACTATGCTGCTGGGAGGTTTTTGAAAATGTATTCGGGACATGTGAATAGAGTGTACTGCATAACTTCCACATTTTCTGTAACAAATGGGAAATACATTGTCAGTGGTTCAGAAGATCGTTGTGTGTATTTGTGGGATCTTCAAGGGAAAAACATGATTCAAAAACTCGAAGGTCATACAGATACGGTTATATCTGTTACATGCCATCCAATAGAGAACAAAATTGCTTCTGCTGGCCTTGATGCTGATAAAACTGTGAGGATTTGGGTACAGGATTCTTGA